A region of Subtercola boreus DNA encodes the following proteins:
- a CDS encoding SDR family NAD(P)-dependent oxidoreductase, translated as MVTAMVTGGTSGIGAAFARALANRGDNLVIVARDESRLAETAESLRTEYGIEVETISADLGDRADVLRVAARLEDASSPIGMLVNNAGFGVHTSLLAVDTTPHEKAIDVMVRGVLMLGAAAGRAMRSRGSGTIVNVSSVAGFVMMGSYSAVKAWVASYSQGLSVELRGSGVQVTTLCPGWVKTEFHSRAGIRESSIPKFLWVDVDELVATCLRDVEKGKVLSIPSRRFQFLMFVIKHAPRSGIRWASGKISSSRND; from the coding sequence ATGGTTACGGCAATGGTCACGGGCGGCACCTCGGGTATCGGTGCGGCGTTCGCGCGCGCACTGGCAAACCGGGGTGACAACCTGGTCATCGTCGCACGCGACGAGTCCAGGCTCGCCGAGACGGCCGAGTCGCTGCGCACAGAATACGGCATCGAGGTCGAGACGATCTCGGCCGACCTCGGCGACCGCGCCGACGTGCTGCGGGTTGCCGCGCGTCTCGAAGATGCCTCGTCGCCCATCGGCATGCTGGTGAACAACGCCGGCTTCGGTGTGCACACCTCCCTGCTCGCCGTCGACACGACACCCCACGAGAAGGCGATCGACGTCATGGTGCGTGGGGTGCTCATGCTGGGCGCCGCAGCGGGGCGTGCGATGCGCTCGCGCGGCTCCGGGACGATCGTGAACGTGTCGAGCGTGGCCGGGTTCGTCATGATGGGCAGCTATTCGGCCGTCAAGGCGTGGGTGGCCTCCTACAGCCAGGGGCTCTCCGTCGAGCTCCGCGGTTCGGGCGTGCAGGTCACGACGCTCTGCCCCGGCTGGGTGAAGACCGAGTTCCACTCCCGGGCGGGCATCCGGGAGTCGTCCATCCCGAAATTCCTCTGGGTCGACGTCGACGAACTGGTCGCGACGTGCCTCCGCGACGTGGAGAAGGGCAAGGTGCTCTCGATACCGTCGCGCCGTTTCCAGTTCCTGATGTTCGTCATCAAGCACGCTCCGCGGAGCGGAATCCGCTGGGCGTCCGGAAAGATCTCCTCCAGTCGCAACGACTGA
- a CDS encoding HAD-IB family hydrolase, protein MTAPETSFSPLEGQHIMLTGATGFVGQAILEKLLADYPTTRMTLLIRPKGSLTGEARLKSLLRKPVFSKWRERVGQEEVDRAMTERISVIESSMGSVAGLPADLDVLIHSASTVSFDPPIDEAFKTNVGGAVGLYEALLATGSDPHVVHVSTAYVGGINKGTAVEASLKHSIQWRDEMAAALAARVTVEASSRRPEVLRKMIADAKLDNGKVGPHAVAVAAEIGRTEWVTKRLVDYGRTRAQSVGWADVYALTKSMSERVAEELWAGNGHRLSVVRPAIIESALKHPFPGWIDGFKVADPLIIAYGRGLVPEFPGLPDSILDIIPVDIVVNATLAVAANPPAPADPKYFHLSSGGRNPLTFREIYENVLKYFRANPIPDEQRGHIRTPYWDFPGARAIARSLRTGERANKLLQRTLLRLPSTQTTRSFMRQASARQTDLELLRAYSDLYQNYTQAEIIYDDSRTAELNEQLPQDARQTFGFDATEIDWDHYLQEVHFPAVTTLMRTFSSRPRAKVQAPKPLPENPEAVAFFDLEGTVLASNIVEQYLWVRLASLDRAKWPQELANLFGSLPRYLAADRRDRGEFIRTFYRRYEGVDEQALRDLIHDTVGDVLLQRIRPEAVRQIRKHREAGHRTVLVTGAIDVLVEPFVTLFDEVVSSHMHSKDGIWTGHLSKPPLVDEARAAWLRLYGTREGVDLSKSYAYGDSIADRSWLELVGNPQAVNPDAALFQHATQKHWRIHQWSDHNHSRIDTLGELLRGDTVQRTSSIPALGPSPKETTHE, encoded by the coding sequence GTGACCGCGCCGGAGACGTCGTTCAGCCCGCTCGAGGGCCAACACATCATGCTCACCGGCGCCACCGGCTTTGTCGGCCAGGCGATCCTCGAGAAACTGCTGGCGGACTACCCGACCACGCGCATGACCCTGCTGATCAGGCCGAAGGGTTCCCTCACCGGCGAGGCCCGGCTGAAGAGCCTGCTGCGGAAGCCGGTCTTCTCGAAGTGGCGTGAGCGTGTCGGCCAGGAGGAGGTCGACCGAGCGATGACGGAGCGCATCTCCGTGATCGAGTCGAGCATGGGATCGGTCGCGGGGCTCCCCGCCGACCTCGACGTCCTCATCCACAGCGCATCGACCGTGTCGTTCGACCCGCCGATCGACGAGGCCTTCAAGACCAACGTCGGCGGTGCCGTCGGCCTCTATGAGGCGCTGCTGGCCACCGGCAGCGACCCGCACGTCGTGCACGTGTCGACGGCCTACGTCGGCGGTATCAACAAGGGCACCGCCGTCGAGGCGAGCCTGAAGCACTCGATCCAGTGGCGTGACGAGATGGCTGCCGCACTGGCCGCCCGGGTCACCGTCGAGGCCTCCTCGAGGCGCCCCGAGGTGCTCCGCAAGATGATCGCCGACGCGAAGCTCGACAACGGCAAGGTCGGGCCGCATGCGGTCGCCGTCGCCGCCGAGATCGGCCGCACGGAGTGGGTCACGAAGCGCCTCGTCGACTACGGGCGCACCCGCGCGCAGAGCGTCGGCTGGGCCGACGTCTACGCCCTGACGAAGTCGATGAGCGAGCGGGTCGCCGAGGAGCTCTGGGCCGGCAACGGCCACCGTCTCTCCGTGGTTCGCCCCGCGATCATCGAGAGCGCCCTGAAGCACCCCTTCCCGGGCTGGATCGACGGCTTCAAGGTGGCGGATCCGCTGATCATCGCCTACGGCCGCGGGCTGGTGCCCGAGTTCCCGGGGCTGCCCGACAGCATCCTCGACATCATCCCCGTGGACATCGTCGTGAACGCCACCCTCGCGGTCGCGGCGAACCCGCCTGCTCCCGCCGACCCCAAGTACTTCCACCTCTCCTCCGGTGGCCGCAATCCGCTGACGTTCCGGGAGATCTACGAGAACGTGCTGAAGTACTTCCGCGCGAACCCGATCCCCGACGAGCAGCGCGGCCACATCCGCACTCCCTACTGGGACTTCCCCGGCGCCCGGGCGATCGCCCGCAGCCTCCGCACCGGCGAGCGCGCGAACAAGCTGCTGCAGCGCACCCTGCTCCGGCTGCCCTCCACCCAGACCACCCGCAGTTTCATGCGGCAGGCGTCCGCCCGGCAGACCGACCTCGAACTGCTCCGCGCGTACAGCGACCTGTACCAGAACTACACGCAGGCCGAGATCATCTACGACGACTCGCGGACGGCCGAGCTCAACGAGCAGTTGCCGCAGGATGCCCGGCAGACGTTCGGCTTCGATGCCACCGAGATCGACTGGGACCACTACCTGCAGGAGGTGCACTTCCCGGCGGTCACGACGCTGATGCGCACCTTCAGCTCCCGTCCCCGCGCGAAGGTGCAGGCCCCGAAGCCGCTTCCCGAGAACCCCGAAGCAGTCGCGTTCTTCGACCTCGAGGGCACCGTGCTCGCGTCGAACATCGTCGAGCAGTACCTCTGGGTGCGGCTCGCCAGCCTCGACCGCGCGAAGTGGCCGCAGGAGCTCGCGAACCTGTTCGGCTCGCTCCCCCGCTACCTCGCCGCCGACCGCCGCGACCGGGGCGAGTTCATCCGCACGTTCTACCGCCGGTACGAGGGGGTCGACGAGCAGGCGCTCCGCGACCTGATCCATGACACCGTCGGCGACGTGCTGCTGCAGCGGATCCGCCCCGAGGCCGTGCGCCAGATCCGCAAGCACCGTGAGGCGGGGCACCGCACCGTGCTCGTCACCGGGGCCATCGACGTGCTGGTGGAGCCGTTCGTCACCCTCTTCGACGAGGTCGTGTCGAGCCACATGCACTCGAAGGACGGCATCTGGACCGGGCATCTCTCAAAACCCCCGCTCGTCGACGAGGCCCGGGCCGCCTGGCTCCGCCTCTACGGCACGCGCGAAGGCGTCGACCTCTCGAAGTCGTACGCCTACGGCGACAGCATCGCCGACCGGTCCTGGCTCGAGCTGGTGGGGAACCCCCAGGCCGTGAATCCGGATGCCGCGCTGTTCCAGCACGCGACCCAGAAGCACTGGCGCATCCACCAGTGGAGCGACCACAACCACAGCCGGATCGACACCCTCGGCGAACTGCTGCGCGGCGACACCGTGCAGCGAACCTCCTCCATCCCGGCCCTCGGCCCGAGCCCGAAAGAAACCACCCATGAGTAG